A single Triticum dicoccoides isolate Atlit2015 ecotype Zavitan chromosome 2A, WEW_v2.0, whole genome shotgun sequence DNA region contains:
- the LOC119353574 gene encoding uncharacterized GPI-anchored protein At3g06035-like: MGSSSRAALFCFLAVASSLLHPARSDGEDNQLLKGINSYRASLKVPALTENSNADCLAEQLAKKFKGQECTNTTGANTVPGTEPQFPDYPQFLDRCHLNASVTEDGQVMPACVPGLVADVVLTNYTKSQYNRFLNDTKYSGVGIANEGDWVVVVLSTSTDSGDYSPAPPGSNWAPSVQPFSWMIVSLVGFVVLLMK, translated from the exons ATGGGTTCCAGTTCCAGGGCCGCCCTCTTCTGCTTCCTGGCCGTCGCCTCCTCCCTCCTGCACCCCGCCAGATCTGACG GGGAGGACAACCAGCTCCTCAAGGGGATCAACAGCTACAGAGCTTCACTCAAGGTCCCGGCGCTCACCGAGAACAGCAATGCCGACTGCCTGGCCGAGCAGCTAGCGAAGAAGTTCAAGGGCCAGGAGTGCACCAACACCACCGGAGCCAACACCGTCCCCGGCACCGAGCCGCAGTTCCCCGACTACCCCCAGTTCCTCGACCGCTGCCACCTCAACGCGTCGGTGACCGAGGACGGGCAGGTGATGCCGGCATGCGTGCCCGGACTCGTGGCCGACGTTGTGCTGACCAACTACACCAAGTCACAGTACAACCGGTTCCTCAACGACACCAAGTACTCCGGCGTCGGGATCGCCAACGAGGGGGACTGGGTGGTCGTCGTGCTCAGCACCAGCACCGACTCCGGCGACTACTCCCCTGCTCCCCCGGGCTCCAACTGGGCTCCTTCGGTCCAGCCATTCAGCTGGATGATTGTTTCGCTGGTAGGGTTCGTAGTTTTGCTGATGAAGTGA